The genomic region CTGATTTATATTTTTTTATAAAATGATCTTTCAAGACGTTATATGCAAAATTGTAAATAAAAACAAACAATTTATTTTTCATCGTTTACTTCTTCCCCTACTCTGTTTACTTCTTCCCCTACCCTCTTCAAAGAATCAAAACATTTGTCCAATTCTTCTTTGAATGCACGCTTAATTTTTAGTCTTTCTTTGAACAGAAGAGTTTCTACTTCTGATATCATCTCTTTACTTTCCAAATTCAATTTTTGAATATCCTTTTTAAAATCTTGTTTGAAAAAATTTTTAAGGGATTCAAATTCATTCTTCAGTCTGTTTTCAGATTCAACACGTAATTCTTCGAGAAGATCTTTCTTAAGTTCAGCTAAAAATCCTTGAAAAGCATAGGTTCCCAATCCTGAAACACAAATCACTATTCCTGTTACAACAGTTCCAATGATATTTAGTTGTTTCTTAAGATTATTAGCCACCTAAATCCCCTCCTGTTACCCTTGAAAATGACAAACAAAATTACTTTACCATTCTTAACCTAACTTTATTTAATTAAAATCAACAAAAGCAAAGTAATTTGCTCTTTTCATCTCGGAAATAAATCAATGTATATATTAGTACCAACTGAAAAATATACAATATTATTACCATAAACAATAAATAAAAATTAGTCAATATTATTAGTAATATAATTTTTATTAACGAGTAAATACTAACAAACATAAGACAATAAATCGATCTTTCACCAAAGATTAACCTTTAGTTATAATAGTATGTAAAATATTATAAGGAGATAAAACAATGATAAAAATTAGTACTATAAAGTTGTATAAAATTGGCGAAGTAGTAAAAATTCTAAAAGAAAATTTCAATTTTAAAACTGATACCCCGACTCTTTGCAGGAAAGCAACTATACTAAATGCATATGTCAAATACAAAGAAGTAAGATATATTCCAGAAGACATAATATATCATTTAACAGTAGATATAAAATTTAAGACAAACAAAATAAATACTAAAGAAATTATTGAACAAAAATTAGAAATTATAAATCAAGAGATAAGTAAATATGATATACATCATACAATACCTCCAATAGAGGCTATACAACAAATTAAGACCAATAACCGCAATACAACAAAATTTATTAAAGCATTTTTAGAATTAACAGAAAAAATTCAAAACATAGAAGAACAAACTCAACAAAAAATTCAAAATATAGAAGAACAAACTCGAAAAGAAATTCAAAATATAAAAGAAGAAACACAAAAAGA from Borrelia hispanica CRI harbors:
- a CDS encoding DUF3450 domain-containing protein, whose protein sequence is MIKISTIKLYKIGEVVKILKENFNFKTDTPTLCRKATILNAYVKYKEVRYIPEDIIYHLTVDIKFKTNKINTKEIIEQKLEIINQEISKYDIHHTIPPIEAIQQIKTNNRNTTKFIKAFLELTEKIQNIEEQTQQKIQNIEEQTRKEIQNIKEETQKEIRNKDQTISKLQQKIQNIQETQQEQIQIKLLKEVKNTLNYLVQKEAKKNNCYKLQHNK